The Streptomyces sp. NBC_01689 genome includes a window with the following:
- a CDS encoding ABC transporter substrate-binding protein: MRTPSRRRPRALFAAVAAGTLLTPLLSGCWTGAGGAGSGGDSVNVLMVNNPQMVELQKLTKAHFTKETGIKVNFTVLPENDVRDKISQDFANQAGQYDVATLSNYEIPIYARNGWLHEMDSYVREDSGYDEQDILAPMRQSLTAADGKLYGQPFYGESSFLMYRKDVFAAKGLTMPAHPTWDQVAELAAEADGAESGMKGICLRGLPGWGELMAPLTTVVNTFGGTWFDKDWKARLDSPEFVKATKFYVDLVREHGESGAAQSGFAECLNNITQGKVAMWYDATSAAGSLEASDSPVKGKMGYVPAPVEKTKSSGWLYTWAWGLQKASHNSDKAWKFISWASSKQYEQLVGDTIGWSNVPAGKRASTYTNAAYTKEASAFQEMTRAAIEGARPRDPGVQPRPAPGIQFVGIPEFTDLGTKVSQEISAAIAGRQSVDSALKKSQKLAEKISKEYEGR, from the coding sequence ATGCGAACCCCGAGCCGACGGAGGCCGCGCGCACTGTTCGCCGCGGTCGCCGCAGGGACGCTGCTCACCCCGCTCCTCTCCGGGTGTTGGACCGGAGCGGGCGGGGCGGGCTCCGGCGGCGACTCCGTCAACGTCCTGATGGTCAACAACCCGCAGATGGTGGAGCTGCAGAAACTCACCAAGGCCCACTTCACCAAGGAGACCGGCATCAAGGTGAACTTCACCGTGCTGCCGGAGAACGACGTCCGCGACAAGATCAGCCAGGACTTCGCCAACCAGGCCGGCCAGTACGACGTGGCCACCCTGTCCAACTACGAGATACCGATCTACGCCAGGAACGGCTGGCTGCACGAGATGGACTCCTACGTCCGCGAGGACAGCGGCTACGACGAACAGGACATCCTCGCGCCCATGCGGCAGTCCCTGACGGCCGCCGACGGCAAGCTCTACGGTCAGCCCTTCTACGGCGAGTCGTCCTTCCTGATGTACCGCAAGGACGTGTTCGCCGCGAAGGGGCTGACGATGCCCGCGCACCCCACCTGGGACCAGGTGGCGGAGCTGGCCGCCGAGGCGGACGGCGCCGAGTCCGGCATGAAGGGCATCTGCCTGCGCGGACTGCCCGGCTGGGGCGAGCTGATGGCCCCGCTGACCACCGTCGTCAACACCTTCGGCGGCACCTGGTTCGACAAGGACTGGAAGGCCCGCCTCGACTCGCCCGAGTTCGTGAAGGCGACGAAGTTCTACGTGGACCTCGTCCGCGAGCACGGCGAGTCCGGCGCCGCCCAGTCCGGCTTCGCCGAATGCCTCAACAACATCACCCAGGGCAAGGTCGCCATGTGGTACGACGCCACCTCCGCGGCCGGCTCCCTGGAGGCGTCCGACTCCCCGGTCAAGGGCAAGATGGGCTACGTCCCCGCCCCGGTGGAGAAGACCAAGTCCTCCGGCTGGCTCTACACCTGGGCCTGGGGCCTCCAGAAGGCCTCCCACAACTCCGACAAGGCCTGGAAGTTCATCTCCTGGGCCTCCAGCAAGCAGTACGAGCAGCTGGTCGGGGACACCATCGGCTGGTCCAACGTGCCGGCCGGCAAACGCGCCTCGACCTACACCAACGCCGCGTACACCAAGGAGGCCTCGGCCTTCCAGGAGATGACCCGCGCGGCCATCGAGGGGGCCCGCCCGCGCGATCCGGGAGTCCAGCCGCGCCCCGCGCCCGGCATCCAGTTCGTCGGCATCCCCGAGTTCACCGACCTCGGCACCAAGGTCTCGCAGGAGATCAGCGCGGCCATCGCCGGACGCCAGTCCGTCGACTCGGCCCTCAAGAAGTCCCAGAAACTCGCCGAGAAGATCTCCAAGGAGTACGAGGGACGATGA
- a CDS encoding DeoR/GlpR family DNA-binding transcription regulator, producing the protein MPAMSAEERQREIVRAARRTGSVDVTALAAELGVAKETVRRDLRALEDHGLVRRTHGGAYPVESAGFETTLAFRATSHVPEKRRIAAAAAELLGDAETVFVDEGFTPQLIAEALPHDRPLTVVTASLATAGALAEADNTSVLLLGGRVRPGTLATVDHWTTKMLAGFVIDLAYIGANGISREHGLTTPDPAVSEVKAQAIRASRRTVFAGVHTKFGAVSFCRFAEITALEAIVTSTLLPTAEAHRYTLQGPQVIRV; encoded by the coding sequence GTGCCGGCCATGAGCGCGGAAGAACGTCAGCGGGAGATCGTGCGGGCCGCCCGCCGCACGGGATCGGTCGACGTCACCGCGCTCGCCGCCGAACTGGGCGTCGCCAAGGAGACCGTACGACGCGACCTGCGCGCCCTGGAGGACCACGGTCTGGTCCGCCGCACCCACGGCGGCGCCTATCCCGTCGAGAGCGCCGGATTCGAGACGACGCTCGCCTTCCGCGCCACCAGTCACGTACCCGAGAAGCGCCGGATCGCGGCCGCCGCGGCCGAACTGCTCGGCGACGCCGAGACCGTCTTCGTCGACGAGGGCTTCACCCCCCAGCTCATCGCCGAGGCCCTGCCCCACGACCGGCCGCTGACCGTCGTCACCGCGTCCCTCGCCACCGCGGGCGCGCTCGCCGAGGCGGACAACACCAGCGTCCTGCTGCTCGGCGGCCGGGTACGCCCCGGCACCCTGGCCACCGTGGACCACTGGACGACGAAGATGCTGGCCGGCTTCGTCATCGACCTCGCCTACATCGGCGCCAACGGCATCTCCCGCGAACACGGCCTCACCACCCCCGACCCGGCGGTCAGCGAGGTCAAGGCCCAGGCGATCCGGGCCTCCCGGCGCACCGTCTTCGCCGGTGTGCACACCAAGTTCGGGGCGGTCAGCTTCTGCCGCTTCGCGGAGATCACCGCCCTGGAGGCGATCGTCACGAGCACCCTGCTCCCGACGGCCGAGGCCCATCGCTACACCTTGCAGGGACCCCAGGTCATACGCGTCTGA
- a CDS encoding NAD-dependent epimerase/dehydratase family protein, with the protein MPAPRTVLLTGAAGGLGTLMRGLLPQHGHRLRLLDMLPVEGEPDAITADLADRAALREAVRGVDAIVHLAGISLEASFDKILRANIEGTYNLYEAAREEGVRRVVFASSNHAVGFTPRPTGDAPFDEDSLIPVDTPRRPDTFYGLSKSFGEDLAQFYWDKHGLETVSVRIGSCFAEPTSVRMLSVWMSPEDGARLFHAALTAEHVGHTVVYGSSANTRLWWDLSSARALGYEPRDDSEPYAAKLIAEQGELDPDNPDHAHLGGHFTTHPPIWPY; encoded by the coding sequence ATGCCCGCTCCCCGCACCGTTCTGCTCACCGGCGCCGCCGGCGGACTCGGCACCCTGATGCGGGGGCTGCTGCCGCAGCACGGCCACCGGCTGCGCCTGCTCGACATGCTCCCGGTCGAGGGCGAACCGGACGCGATCACCGCGGACCTCGCCGACCGGGCCGCGCTGCGCGAGGCGGTCCGCGGTGTCGACGCGATCGTCCACCTCGCGGGCATCTCCCTGGAAGCCTCCTTCGACAAGATCCTCAGGGCCAACATCGAGGGGACCTACAACCTGTACGAGGCGGCGCGCGAGGAAGGCGTACGACGCGTCGTCTTCGCCTCCTCCAACCACGCGGTCGGCTTCACCCCGCGCCCGACGGGGGACGCGCCCTTCGACGAGGACTCCCTGATCCCCGTCGACACCCCCCGCCGGCCGGACACCTTCTACGGCCTGTCGAAGTCGTTCGGCGAGGACCTGGCCCAGTTCTACTGGGACAAGCACGGCCTGGAGACCGTCTCGGTCCGCATCGGGTCCTGCTTCGCGGAGCCCACCAGCGTGCGCATGCTCTCGGTGTGGATGAGCCCCGAGGACGGTGCCCGCCTCTTCCACGCGGCGCTCACCGCGGAACACGTGGGCCACACGGTCGTCTACGGCTCGTCCGCCAACACCCGTCTGTGGTGGGACCTCTCGTCGGCACGGGCGCTGGGCTACGAGCCGCGGGACGACTCGGAGCCGTACGCGGCGAAGCTCATCGCCGAACAGGGAGAGCTCGACCCGGACAATCCCGACCACGCCCACCTGGGCGGCCACTTCACCACCCACCCGCCGATCTGGCCGTACTGA
- a CDS encoding 5-dehydro-4-deoxyglucarate dehydratase: protein MTSAPLAARLSIPSGPLFFPVTAFGPDGALDLDVYREHVRRGVEAGAAAVFACCGTGEFHALAPEEFQECVRAAVEETAGRVPVVAGAGYGTALAVRFARLAEEAGADGLLAMPPYLVVAGQEGLLRHYRELAAATSLDIVVYQRDNAVFTPATVVELARTEGIIGFKDGLGDLDLMQRVVSAVRSEVPGDFLYFNGLPTAELTGLAYRGIGITLYSSAVFCFAPEIALAFHAALNAGSDDMANRLLDGFYRPFVDLRSQGRGYAVALVKAGVRLRGLDVGEVRPPLHEPTPDHVKQLAELVERGYALLEPAEGEAL, encoded by the coding sequence GTGACGTCAGCCCCCCTTGCCGCTCGGCTCAGCATCCCCAGCGGGCCGCTGTTCTTCCCCGTCACGGCGTTCGGCCCCGACGGCGCCCTCGACCTCGACGTCTACCGCGAGCACGTACGGCGTGGTGTGGAGGCCGGAGCGGCCGCGGTCTTCGCCTGCTGCGGCACCGGCGAGTTCCACGCGCTCGCGCCCGAGGAGTTCCAGGAGTGCGTGCGGGCGGCCGTGGAGGAGACGGCCGGACGCGTGCCGGTCGTCGCGGGCGCCGGGTACGGGACCGCGCTCGCCGTACGGTTCGCGCGGCTCGCCGAGGAGGCCGGCGCCGACGGCCTGCTCGCGATGCCGCCCTACCTGGTGGTCGCGGGACAGGAGGGGCTGCTGCGCCACTACCGGGAACTGGCCGCCGCCACCTCGCTGGACATCGTCGTGTACCAGCGCGACAACGCCGTGTTCACCCCCGCGACCGTGGTCGAACTGGCCCGGACCGAGGGGATCATCGGCTTCAAGGACGGGCTGGGCGACCTGGACCTGATGCAGCGCGTCGTCAGCGCGGTGCGCAGCGAGGTCCCCGGGGACTTCCTCTACTTCAACGGGCTGCCCACCGCGGAACTGACGGGACTCGCCTACCGGGGCATCGGCATCACGCTCTACTCCTCGGCGGTCTTCTGCTTCGCGCCCGAGATCGCGCTCGCCTTCCATGCCGCGCTGAACGCCGGGTCCGACGACATGGCGAACCGGCTGCTGGACGGGTTCTACCGGCCGTTCGTCGATCTGCGGTCACAGGGGCGCGGTTACGCCGTGGCGCTGGTCAAGGCGGGAGTACGGCTGCGCGGACTGGACGTCGGGGAGGTGCGGCCGCCCCTGCACGAGCCCACCCCGGACCATGTGAAGCAACTCGCCGAGCTGGTCGAGCGCGGGTACGCGCTGCTGGAACCGGCCGAGGGGGAGGCCCTGTGA
- a CDS encoding MFS transporter, whose amino-acid sequence MTWTVTRVLRDRDAGVYLGAVVVSGFGSSAMWLVSGVWVKDLTGSNGLAALCVFVLWAPTLVGPLLGTLADRSRRRPLLIGANLVPAVLLPALLAVDAPDRLWILFTVLLVYGAAGVVHDAAESALVAAVVDRNLLGDFNGLRTAANEGMKLLAPPAGAALYAAYGGARVALLDAVTFVLAAGGCALLRVREQPPAPDAAARRSRTAAGVRYLLGHPELRPLVLAGGTTMLFAGLNGALIYAVVEGLGHSPAYAGLLYAVQGAGSVLIGLVSGPLLRRLGERRFAAYGIALTAVGVGARVVTSDGMALVCSAAIGAGLPCVLIAAYTALQRRTPGPLLGRTAAAANTLMFAPNAVGLVVGAGVGELVGYRLLLPVLALARLLTLRPLLSRP is encoded by the coding sequence ATGACATGGACAGTGACACGGGTGCTGCGGGACCGCGATGCGGGTGTGTATCTGGGCGCGGTCGTGGTCTCCGGCTTCGGCTCGTCGGCGATGTGGCTGGTGTCGGGCGTCTGGGTCAAGGACCTGACGGGCTCGAACGGCCTGGCGGCCCTGTGCGTGTTCGTGCTCTGGGCACCCACGCTCGTCGGCCCCCTCCTGGGCACCCTCGCGGACCGCTCCCGCCGCCGGCCCCTGCTGATCGGCGCGAACCTCGTGCCGGCGGTGCTCCTGCCGGCCCTGCTCGCGGTGGACGCCCCGGACCGGCTGTGGATCCTGTTCACGGTGCTCCTAGTGTACGGCGCGGCGGGTGTCGTCCACGACGCCGCCGAGTCCGCGCTGGTGGCCGCGGTGGTCGACCGGAACCTCCTCGGTGACTTCAACGGGCTGCGGACGGCGGCGAACGAGGGCATGAAACTGCTGGCGCCGCCGGCCGGGGCGGCCCTGTACGCGGCGTACGGCGGCGCGCGGGTCGCCCTCCTCGACGCGGTGACGTTCGTGCTGGCGGCCGGGGGGTGCGCGCTGCTGCGGGTCCGGGAGCAGCCGCCCGCCCCGGACGCCGCGGCCCGGCGGTCCCGGACGGCCGCGGGCGTGCGGTACCTCCTGGGGCACCCGGAACTGAGGCCGCTGGTCCTGGCCGGCGGTACGACGATGCTCTTCGCGGGTCTCAACGGCGCCCTGATCTACGCCGTCGTCGAGGGGCTGGGCCACTCCCCCGCGTACGCCGGGCTCCTCTACGCCGTCCAGGGCGCCGGGTCGGTGCTGATCGGCCTGGTCTCGGGTCCGCTGCTGCGGCGGCTGGGGGAACGCCGTTTCGCCGCGTACGGGATCGCTCTGACGGCGGTGGGCGTGGGGGCGCGCGTGGTGACGTCCGACGGGATGGCCCTGGTGTGCAGTGCCGCGATCGGGGCCGGGCTTCCGTGTGTGCTGATCGCCGCGTACACGGCGCTGCAGCGCCGGACTCCGGGGCCGCTGCTCGGGCGTACCGCCGCCGCCGCGAACACGCTGATGTTCGCGCCGAACGCGGTGGGTCTCGTGGTCGGCGCGGGGGTGGGCGAGCTGGTCGGCTATCGCCTGCTGCTCCCGGTGCTGGCGCTCGCCCGCCTGCTGACGCTCCGGCCGCTGCTGTCCCGGCCCTGA
- a CDS encoding TIGR03086 family metal-binding protein, whose product MTDPTLDLGPQALIVARLVAGVTERQLDDVTPCPAYAVHHLLGHLGGLAVAFRDAGRKDLGARTDTSPDSAVPEIAPDWRASLPKALDELVEVWRDPAAWAGETRAGGVSLPGAVAGAVAADELVVHGWDLARATGQEYEPDAAALHASYGFLAAAAQDPGRGGGVFGPVVRTPDDAPLLDRVIALSGRDPGWKS is encoded by the coding sequence ATGACCGACCCCACTCTCGACCTCGGGCCGCAGGCCCTGATCGTGGCGCGACTGGTGGCGGGGGTGACGGAGCGGCAGCTCGACGACGTCACCCCCTGCCCGGCGTACGCGGTGCACCACCTGCTCGGACATCTGGGCGGACTGGCCGTCGCCTTCCGCGACGCCGGGCGCAAGGATCTCGGCGCCCGGACCGACACCAGCCCGGACTCGGCCGTGCCGGAGATCGCCCCCGACTGGCGGGCGAGCCTGCCGAAGGCACTCGACGAACTCGTGGAGGTCTGGCGCGACCCGGCCGCCTGGGCGGGGGAGACCCGCGCGGGCGGGGTGTCGCTGCCGGGCGCCGTCGCGGGCGCCGTGGCCGCCGACGAACTGGTGGTGCACGGCTGGGACCTGGCCCGCGCCACCGGCCAGGAGTACGAGCCCGACGCGGCCGCGCTGCACGCGTCGTACGGCTTCCTCGCCGCGGCGGCCCAGGACCCCGGCCGGGGCGGCGGCGTGTTCGGTCCCGTGGTGCGGACGCCGGACGACGCGCCGTTGCTGGACCGGGTGATCGCGCTCAGCGGTCGCGACCCGGGCTGGAAGTCGTAA
- a CDS encoding GntR family transcriptional regulator, with product MTSVPTPIPSRTQFVQEGIKHRILTGQLTPGQALVESELAAQFGVSKTPVREALKTLAGTGLVVMNQYKGVTVRMVDADMAREVYDVRLLLEPEALRRSVLRGASLAAAQDALTRADDASDTAERSLANREFHRALYTSCGNPLLGRMLDEVRDQAALVSAVAWAADPSWEREADEHREILRLALAEDADGAARALHSHIESFVRRAFPPAQEEDGQG from the coding sequence ATGACCTCTGTGCCCACACCGATACCGTCCCGTACGCAGTTCGTGCAGGAGGGCATCAAACACCGCATCCTCACAGGGCAGTTGACGCCCGGTCAGGCCCTGGTCGAGAGCGAGCTCGCCGCGCAGTTCGGAGTGTCCAAGACACCCGTGCGGGAGGCGCTCAAGACGCTGGCCGGCACCGGACTCGTCGTGATGAACCAGTACAAGGGCGTCACGGTGCGCATGGTGGACGCGGACATGGCGCGCGAGGTGTACGACGTCCGGCTGCTGCTGGAGCCGGAGGCGCTGCGGCGGTCCGTCCTGCGCGGAGCCTCGCTCGCGGCCGCACAGGACGCGCTCACCCGCGCCGACGACGCCTCCGACACGGCCGAACGCTCGCTCGCCAACCGGGAGTTCCACCGCGCCCTGTACACGTCCTGCGGCAACCCGCTGCTGGGCCGCATGCTCGACGAGGTCCGCGACCAGGCCGCCCTGGTCTCCGCGGTCGCCTGGGCCGCCGACCCGTCCTGGGAACGCGAGGCCGACGAGCACCGGGAGATCCTGCGTCTCGCCCTCGCCGAGGACGCCGACGGCGCGGCCCGCGCGCTGCACTCCCACATCGAGTCGTTCGTGCGACGGGCCTTCCCCCCGGCCCAGGAGGAGGACGGACAGGGATGA
- a CDS encoding dihydrodipicolinate synthase family protein, with the protein MTATYETQRAALAQVVAIPVTPFAQDGTVDLDTHRALLRRLLDGGVRTLTPGGNTGEFYALTPEERRAVTESTVEEAGDRAAVLVGVGHDVPTAVASARHAHALGATMVMVHQPVHPYVSEGGWLDYHRAVAESVPELGVVPYIRDARLPGARLAELADVCPNVIGVKYAVPDAARFAAFARDAGLERFVWVAGLAEPYAPSYFSAGATGFTSGLVNVAPSLSLTMIEALRSGDYPAAMKVWERIRRFEELRAADGSANNVTVVKEALASLGLCRREVRPPSRELSASERSEVAAIAAGWPL; encoded by the coding sequence ATGACGGCGACGTACGAGACCCAACGGGCCGCGCTCGCCCAGGTCGTGGCCATCCCCGTGACCCCCTTCGCGCAGGACGGGACGGTCGACCTCGACACCCATCGGGCCCTGCTGCGCCGGCTGCTCGACGGCGGAGTGCGCACCCTCACCCCGGGCGGCAACACCGGGGAGTTCTACGCCCTGACCCCCGAAGAGCGCAGAGCCGTCACGGAATCGACCGTCGAGGAGGCCGGTGACCGGGCGGCGGTCCTCGTCGGCGTCGGGCACGACGTGCCGACCGCCGTCGCCTCCGCCCGGCACGCCCACGCCCTCGGAGCCACGATGGTGATGGTCCATCAGCCCGTGCACCCGTACGTCTCGGAGGGCGGCTGGCTCGACTACCACCGGGCCGTCGCCGAGTCCGTGCCGGAGCTGGGAGTGGTGCCCTACATCCGCGACGCCCGGCTCCCGGGCGCCAGGCTCGCCGAACTCGCCGACGTCTGCCCGAACGTGATCGGCGTGAAGTACGCCGTCCCGGACGCCGCCCGCTTCGCCGCCTTCGCCCGGGACGCGGGACTCGAACGGTTCGTGTGGGTCGCGGGGCTCGCCGAGCCCTACGCGCCCTCCTACTTCTCGGCCGGTGCCACCGGCTTCACCTCCGGCCTGGTGAACGTCGCCCCGTCGCTCTCGCTCACGATGATCGAGGCGCTCCGCTCCGGCGACTACCCGGCCGCCATGAAGGTCTGGGAGCGGATCCGCCGCTTCGAGGAGCTGCGCGCCGCCGACGGCTCCGCCAACAACGTCACCGTGGTCAAGGAGGCGCTCGCCTCGCTCGGTCTGTGCCGGCGTGAGGTGCGCCCGCCGAGCAGGGAACTGTCCGCGTCCGAACGCTCGGAAGTGGCCGCCATCGCCGCGGGGTGGCCGCTGTGA
- the araD gene encoding L-arabinonate dehydratase, protein MNRGRETRRPEDLRSHQWYGTDGLRSFSHRARTRQLGYLPEEHLGKPVIAVLNTWSDINPCHVHLRDRAQAVKRGVWQAGGFPLEFPVSTLSETFQKPTPMLYRNLLALETEELLRSYPVDGAVLMGGCDKSTPALLMGAASVDLPAVFVPAGPMLPGHWRDEVLGSGTDMWKYWDDRRAGLIGDCEMTELESGLARSPGHCMTMGTASTLTAAAEALGVTVPGASSIPAVDSGHDRMAAAAGLRIVDLVHRDRKLSDILTEDAFADAVTTVLGLGGSTNAVIHLIAMAGRAGVGLTLDDFDRIARTVPVLANVRPGGRTHLMEDFHFAGGLPGFLSRITDLLHLDRPTVSHDTLREQLATARVHNDDVIRPRDNPVAAEGGVAVLRGNLCPDGAVIKHIAAEPRLLRHTGPAVVFDDYRTMQRTIDDPSLGITADTVLVLRGSGPKGGPGMPEYGMLPIPEHLLKQGVRDMVRISDARMSGTSYGACVLHVAPESYVGGPLALVRTGDSITLDVEERSLRLDVDDEELERRRALWTAPPERYERGYGALYNDQITQADTGCDFAFLARPGKVPDPYAG, encoded by the coding sequence GTGAACCGGGGACGGGAGACGAGGCGCCCGGAGGACCTCAGGAGCCACCAGTGGTACGGCACCGACGGACTGCGCTCCTTCAGCCACCGGGCCAGGACCCGCCAGCTCGGCTACCTCCCCGAGGAGCACCTCGGCAAGCCGGTCATCGCGGTCCTGAACACCTGGTCCGACATCAACCCGTGCCACGTCCATCTGCGGGACCGGGCACAGGCCGTGAAGCGGGGCGTGTGGCAGGCAGGGGGCTTCCCGCTGGAGTTCCCGGTGTCCACGCTCAGCGAGACCTTCCAGAAGCCGACCCCGATGCTCTACCGCAATCTGCTCGCCCTGGAGACGGAGGAGCTGCTGCGCTCCTATCCCGTGGACGGCGCGGTGCTGATGGGCGGCTGCGACAAGTCCACTCCCGCCCTGCTGATGGGCGCGGCCTCCGTCGACCTGCCCGCCGTCTTCGTGCCGGCCGGACCGATGCTGCCCGGTCACTGGCGCGACGAGGTCCTCGGCTCCGGCACCGACATGTGGAAGTACTGGGACGACAGGCGCGCGGGGCTCATCGGCGACTGCGAGATGACCGAACTGGAGAGCGGGCTCGCGCGGTCCCCCGGCCACTGCATGACCATGGGGACGGCGTCCACGCTCACCGCCGCCGCCGAGGCGCTGGGGGTGACGGTGCCGGGGGCGTCCAGCATCCCGGCGGTCGACTCCGGCCACGACCGGATGGCGGCCGCCGCGGGTCTGCGGATCGTCGACCTCGTGCACCGGGACCGGAAGCTGTCCGACATCCTGACCGAGGACGCCTTCGCGGACGCCGTGACGACCGTCCTCGGACTCGGCGGCTCCACCAACGCGGTCATCCATCTCATCGCCATGGCCGGCCGGGCGGGCGTCGGCCTCACCCTCGACGACTTCGACCGGATCGCGCGGACCGTGCCGGTGCTCGCCAACGTGCGGCCCGGCGGCCGGACCCACCTGATGGAGGACTTCCACTTCGCCGGCGGTCTGCCCGGGTTCCTGTCACGGATCACGGACCTGCTGCACCTGGACCGGCCGACGGTGTCGCACGACACCCTGCGCGAGCAGCTGGCCACCGCGCGGGTGCACAACGACGACGTCATCCGCCCCCGGGACAACCCCGTCGCCGCCGAGGGCGGGGTCGCCGTCCTGCGCGGCAACCTCTGCCCCGACGGCGCGGTCATCAAGCACATCGCCGCCGAGCCGCGGCTGCTCAGGCACACCGGACCCGCGGTCGTCTTCGACGACTACCGGACCATGCAGCGGACCATCGACGACCCGTCCCTCGGCATCACGGCGGACACCGTGCTGGTGCTGCGCGGCTCCGGGCCCAAGGGTGGTCCGGGCATGCCCGAGTACGGCATGCTGCCCATCCCCGAGCACCTGCTGAAGCAGGGCGTCCGGGACATGGTCCGGATCTCCGACGCCCGGATGAGCGGCACGAGTTACGGCGCCTGCGTGCTGCACGTGGCACCGGAGTCGTACGTCGGCGGACCGCTCGCCCTGGTGCGGACCGGCGACTCGATCACGCTGGACGTCGAGGAGCGGTCGCTGCGGCTCGACGTGGACGACGAGGAGCTCGAACGGCGCAGAGCGCTGTGGACGGCGCCGCCCGAGCGGTACGAGCGCGGCTACGGGGCGCTCTACAACGACCAGATCACCCAGGCCGACACCGGCTGCGACTTCGCGTTCCTGGCCCGGCCGGGAAAGGTGCCGGATCCCTACGCCGGGTGA